The following coding sequences are from one Trichocoleus sp. FACHB-46 window:
- a CDS encoding helix-turn-helix domain-containing protein: MPAPYSYDLRQKAIEAFQSGEGKSDVCRMFNISRNTLDLWLKRREETGDYQAI; the protein is encoded by the coding sequence ATGCCTGCCCCTTACAGCTATGACCTGCGGCAAAAAGCGATTGAAGCTTTTCAGAGTGGAGAAGGCAAAAGCGACGTCTGTCGCATGTTTAATATCAGTCGCAACACCCTAGACCTGTGGCTGAAGCGGCGAGAGGAAACAGGGGATTATCAAGCCATTA